In Panulirus ornatus isolate Po-2019 chromosome 2, ASM3632096v1, whole genome shotgun sequence, the DNA window actactactactactactactactattactactaccactactactactactactattttatattgataataatgatgatgatactaaataaaataataataataataataatgtatattggtAGGATTTCCTGTCAGTATATAATCTGAAATTCTAAAAAAGTTGCTCACGGGCAGCCGTGCGGCCACCTGGGGTCTGGAGCAAGGGGAGTGTGGCCGGGTGTAGGGAAGTGTGGCCGGGTGTAGGGAGGTggcctgggtgtagggaggtggcCCGGGTCTGACCGGGTGTAGGGAGGTAGCCTGTGTAAgtgtacctacctacccaccagtACCTACGACGAGGTTGTGCCATAGTTACAGGGGCAAGCGCGTTGCGCCCACCGCTCGACCTTGTATATATTGCCGACCGACGCTTCTCTCGATCGCCTGGCTTCGTCCTCTAGCCTCATTTGATGTACGTTTCTGTTCATACCCGCAGCTGCCGTCCTTGCCTTAGGTTCACCCGGGATCGTCCTCAACCATGAGTCTCGTCTTCTATGGAATGTTTCTGTCGTCTCTCCACTCATATGACGTAACGGATCAGCGGATAGCGCATGAAAACACCGCTCCAGTCACCATgttgagtatatatgtgtgttgtgagcAATCGTTCGTTTGTTTCGAGGAATTACTCTTGACTCAGTGAGTCTGCATCGTCCTTGCCTGGTGGCTGTCATGTTCAGAATACTCTGTTATTCCCTCTATTTGTTGCCAGACGTACTGTATATTATGTCATATATCTCCTCCTTTCGACGCCCGAGGCTGTGAAACAtattatatgattatcatatgGCTCACTCCGACGCTCGAGACTTGTGAAGCTTTAGTTCATATGGTGGTTCATGGTCATTCGTGTGAACCTTTCCATgcgaaatatttctctctctctctctctctctctctctctctctctctctctctctctctctctctctctctctctctctctctctctctctctctctctcgttcagttCAATTTGTTTTACAAACCTTGTCGTATTTTaggtatactgatatatatatatatatatatatatatatatatatatatatatatatatatatatatatatatatatatatatatatagagagagagagagagagagagagagagagagagagagagagagagcattttcaTCAAGTGTCTTACTCTTGTTACAAATGTTCTCAGTATCGTTTGCCTGAAAAGCACTGCGTTATTATTTTTGTCGGTATGGTCCTTGAATCCACGTTTTTTCGCTGATAATTACTCCCAGATCTCTGACCTTTCGCTTAAACATTCTGTTTCTTCTGTAGGGCGTCTGTGCGTGGGCACTGCGATAACATTATCTGGATAATAATCTCACATTTCTCTTCAGAAAATTCCTTTAAGTTCTCGTCTGGTCATCTGTACATATTATCCGGATCTCTCTGCCATTCCCCATATGATGTACATTCTCTGCTGCTTTACCTAATCGTATCATTTATATTTCCGTTGGCAGCTACCATCAGTATTGTGTATGTTAAAaattctttcatccattttcatATTTCGTACCTCAATATGTTGACACTCCGTAGTTTAATTGATCATTTTTAATTCAAAATCAAGAGAAAACAGTGTccattctttctcctatccacCACACTTTCGCATGTCAGTataaataggcttgggacgaagttcGTCCCAGAGCTGGTCGTATATACAATATTGATTGGGACAGTGAAAAGGGAGGTAGGGGGGTCGGGTCTCCCTCCATATGAATGTTCGTACCAGTTACTGAGCTGTGGCTGGTGTGTACCGTAGACTCTGGTAGTGAAGGCGAGGCCAGTGTACAGATTATGATATTACACTGCCGATTACAGTGTACGTAGGTGTACATGTAACACTTTTTTAGTTCTGGTACAACGCTGGCTCTAATGCTGGACCAaacagctggtgtgtggggggtcacCACTGGTGGAGTAAACAGCTGTTTATATGGGGGATGACAACTGGTGGAGCAaacagctggtgtgtggggggcCACAGCTGGTCTAGAGcaaacagctggtgtgtgtgggtcacaacTGGTGGAGCAaacagctggtgtgtgggggCCACAGTTGGTCTAGAGcaaacagctggtgtgtgtgggtcacaacTGGTGGAGCAaacagctggtgtgtggggggcCACAGCTGGTCTAGAGcaaacagctggtgtgtgtgggtcacaacTGGTGGAGCAaacagctggtgtgtggggggcCACAGCTGGTCTAGAGcaaacagctggtgtgtgtgggtcacaacTGGTGGAGCAaacagctggtgtgtggggggcCACAGCTGGTCTAGAGcaaacagctggtgtgtgtgggtcacaacTGGTGGAGCAaacagctggtgtgtggggggcCACAGTTGGTCTAGAGcaaacagctggtgtgtgtgggtcacaacTGGTGGAGCAAACAGCTGGTGTTGGTGTCCATCATGACATTGGGTTTGAGTTTAGTGTTCCGGAAGGCGGCCACTAGCCAACAGGACTGAGCGTAACTGTCTGGCTTAATAAAGGAACATATTATATTGTCTCTTATTCAGACGTCAGCTGTAATTAGGACGACGTCTGAGGTAGTGTTTTGGATCTGTGGCatctctgttgttgatgatgaggatggcTATCAAGGTTACTGTGGTGTGTgaacttggctctctctctctctctctctctctctctctctctctctctctctctctctctctctctctctctctctctctctctctcctgtcaccctTCTCCTTTCTATaccttccctcttctctccctttccctctctctctctctctctctctctctctctctctctctctctctctctctctctctctctctctctctctctctctctcccccctcactccccttcccaCCATATATAATAGCAATATACATGCAAAATGGTTTATTCCAAACCTCCGTTTTCAGCTCCTGCTATATATTTGTACCTGATGTGtttgtttatatctatctatctatctatctatctatctatctatatatatatatatatatatatatatatatatatatatatatatatatatatatatatatatatatatatatatatactttgtcgtttCCCGctttaatgaggtagcgccagagacAGCTGAAGACGgtctcattctctcacatccattcttcagctgtcatgtgtaaagcaccaagaCCACAGCCCGCTGACCACATCCcggttccacagacctttccatggtttcccccggccgcttcaTATAGCCTGGTTCAGTCCTTAGCggcacgtcgttccaattcactctatcctgttcacgccttacaccctccagcatgtttaggtctcttccttcttgtcccctccacttcagactcATATAccccctttgtcaacctctcctcactcatcctctccatgagtCTGAATCATTTCGATActccctcttcagctctatcatCTATACTAGTCCggttaccacacctctctgtaACCCAATCATTTTTTATCTGACcaaccctcctctcaccacaaATGGTCTTCAGACCCCACACTGTTCtacacattcaccttcttccgtacattctcatgtaaagcccatgcctcgcatccatgcaacaccgttgggactactataccttcaaaaatgcCCAATCTTCGTTCTCCCAGATTGTGACTTCTTATCTCTACACATTCTCCAGTACACttaggacctttgccccctcacccaccctatgactcacttcagctcccatggttctattcgctgtgATGTCCACTCTCAAGTTcttaaaacacttcgcttcctccatgtTCTTTTCTCCATTCATGCTCACACAATCAGTGTTTTCTTGAGCAGTATAGTTGCATCCCGCCGCCAATTCTTGGGCCCATTACTCGCGTCTGGCCGTTGCTTCCCGTAGTTTCTCATTGGAGACCAGTCACACAAGGATTAAACGCTATGAAATCTCCTTTTCCTTCGAACAGCGAAGGTTTGGAGAAAAGAGAATCGCTTCCATGTGTCATTCACATTTCCTTCTTCCTAAAATCTTTCTacctgtaaaagagagagagagagagagagagagagagagagagagagagagagagagagactggttatGGCCCATCAGTTCtgatgttatctgtccttcccatagcCACACATTCCCTCCTTCTATATCCTTCCCTTTATTCCCTAtcttctcccccactcccgtctccttCCCTGTCTCTATACTAACTCTCTGCCTTCCtaccttctctcctcttcctcttcttcctcatttctctcctcctctcactccaccctctccctcttgcttcctccctcacagtctgtcttctccctccctccctctctggtggtggagacggtgctgctggtgttggagatggtggaggttaAAGGGGTCTTACTCTCTACATAATAAACCATAGACTACGTGCACCAGGACCTGTGGAGGAGTGTGGGCCAGACGGTGGAGGGTGTGAACACAGATATGGCCGCCGGTCATCACCTCCTACAAGAAAGACACGCTTGCTTTTTACTATTCAGGTCTGGGTGTTGGGGGCGTGAGCGGCTGCTGGccccaccacaccgcccacacctgtgcctcctcctcctcctccttcctccctccccacacacctgcgtCATGGCCCCACATCTGCGtaaccacccacccctctccacacactaTAGTCTCCCACACCAACACAGTAGCGATCGTTTTCGTCCAAGCAGCTGAATGTAATTACTGTTCGTATGTGTTACACTCTGTCTACTGTGGGACCTGTGCACCCCGTCCTGGGCCCAGGACCCCGTGTGACAGGTGTATCTCCCCACACTCTGGCCACCATAACAATTCCTGACCCTACTGGTTGTGCAGGTGTGAACATCTGACTCCACTGGCTGTGCAGGTGTGAACATCTGACCCCACTGGCTGTGGAGGTGTGTACATCTGACCACACTGGTTGTGCAGGTGTGAACATCTGACCACACTGGCTCTACAGGTGTGAACACCTGCTAGCCACACTTTGAGATTATGCTGATTACAAAAGATTTGAATCAGGGAGGAGAGTCAACTGGTAAATTTAAATGTTTAGATTCTCATGGAGAAATTCCGACGTGTTTGAGACGTGTTAGTTCTGGTGTAATGTAGAAGCTCCCTTGAATAAATTCACTTATGAAACGGAaagtgagcgtgaacgaatgtggactttcttgtctttttcctagggctacctcgcgcgcatgcggagggagggagatgtctgatttcatgcgtggcggggtggcgacgggaatgaataaaggcagtaagtataaaTATTTGAGAACCTAAATTTCCGAGAGGTATCAAGACTTAGAGCTGTTTGCAAGACGTGGGCAGATGTTGGAGCCAAAATTTTAGAAAAGCGACGACGACTTCACTACTTGACCATACACCCACACAATATACCTACAACAGAAGGCAAGGTAGCCCTTGGAGAAACATCTCCATCCAGTCTGTTTGAGGGTTTCTTTGAACGCATTGTGAGCAAACCAAGATACTGTCTTGCATTTTGTAATGAAGACTGGTTAAGTAGAACGGATGTGTTCAACGGAAAAGATGAAAATGGAAAGTTGACACTTATTCAGTATATTAATGGGTCACTACCATCTTCTTGTGAATTTGGACTAGTTTCTGCCACAGGTGTGATTGGAACTGTTGAAAACAACTACCAGGGACACTGgcttgaatcagccaacagtatGAATCAAGAAGTTTTATCTTTTCTCTGTGGCAGAGATAAAGAGGGACGTAGACCTACTGGGTGTTGTTGGAGACCTAACACTGTTGAAGAAAGTGGAGGCCAGAATCAAAAAGAGGCATCACAGAATACATTGTCATCGCAAAGTAAAGGAGTTTCTACTAGATCTCAGAATAGCACCTGCTGCTCATCGTCAGAGGCCACAGACACTAGTGGGAATACAAATGAAAAGAGATCTACTGTAGGCTATAGCATTGAAGTAGAACGGGATAGCACATCTCTTCGTCAGGCAGATGCTGTTTCACTGCTATTGATACCACACCATCCTGGAGTTCAATTGAAATTTTTTCACATTTGTGATGAGAAATTTTTAAGAGATTATCGCAATGAAGAGGACATGAATTGTGATAATCTTAACATCACTTCTGATGAGTTGAACCAGTTAACATCAATGTCTCCAGATGATCATCTGAAAGCCCTCTTGTTGTTTGATGCTGGTCTTgatgaaggttttactgaagccttTATTCAGTCTGCACTTGTGAGACAGAACCATAGATTGGCTCTTGGAGGTGGTGTTGCTGATCGTGTGTATGCTGGGAGGAGCACTTCATCAACACAGAGGAGTTTTGGTATTGCAGTATGTGGACCAAACGTTATGGCAGCTTCAGTTGTGATCCCAAAATATGTTAGTAACCCTAAGGGTTTAGATGAATATATGAAAGAGTTGAAATCTTGTGGGCTTCCTGAGGACCAGAGTGTAGCCTTCATGTTCTCCTGCTGTGGCCGTGGGTATTCCTGGTACCGACGTCGAGGTAATCCCTGGTTTGATTACCATAACGTAGAAACTAAGGCCTTTAGACAAGCCTTCCCTAATACACCTATCTTTGGCTTCTTTGGTGGGGGGGAGATTGGGTTGAAGCACCTTCCCAAGTTTCaaaaacaagaggaagaagatCAAGGAGTCCcccagaaaaagagaaaaaagagaatgttacaCCAGTTCTCAACTATCATTGTCTTTTTGTcctttttatgatatattttgtgtTCTTTATACTGGAAGTTACAGTTGTAATTCAactttttcttaaacttttcacAATAAAGTTCATATGTAATTATAATCATTGAAATTATCTGAGATAGTGGTACATGTACACAGTTGCATTTACCATAAACCCATGAGGGcccattttattatcatttcattcactCTCAAAGCTTTTTCCACAGGGAAACTATAGAATGATAGATGAGTAAGAAGTCATCTTCAACAAGGCTGTGCCATTGTCAAAGATTTCTCACCCCAAAAGGagcccatcattcccctgctcctgcataAAATGCAGCCTGAAAACTTCGGGAGCCTCATGAAAGAGGTCCTGGAGCTGcataatttatgtatatattttttttttatacttgtcacCTGTTTCTcacatagaaagatatatatatatatatatatatatatatatatatatatatattatatatatatatatatatatatatatatatatatatatattatccctggggataggggagaaagaatacttcccacgtattccctgcgtgtcgtagaaggcgactaaaagggaagagagcagggggctggaaatcctcccctctcgttttttttttttttaattttccaagggaaggagcagggaagggggccaggtgagggtattccctcagtggcccagtcctctgttcttggcgctacctcgctatcgcgggaaatggcgaatagtatgaaaaaaaaaaaaaaagtataaattatgtacatgtgtatatatatgtatgtctgtatatatatatatatatatatatatatatatatatatatatatatatatatatatatatatatatatatatatatatatacgttggaatgtataggtatgtatatgtgcgtgtgtggacatgaatgtatatacatacgtatgtggatgggttgggccattgttttgtctgtttccttgcgctacctcgctaacgcgggagacaacgaaagtataatagaaaaatatatatatatatatatatatatatatatatatatatatatatatatatatatatatatatatatatatatatatatatatatattttttttttttttttttttttttttcatactattcgccatttcctgcgatagcgaggtagcgttaagaacagaggactgggcctttgagggaatatcctcacctggcccccttctctgttccttcttttggaaaattaaaaaaaaacgagaggggaggatttccagcaccccgctcccttcccttttagtcgccttctacgacacgcagggaatacgtgggaagtattctttctcccctatccccagggatatatatatatatatatatatatatatatatatatatatatatatatatatatatatatatatcagttgaaaaatgaaaataagagtgAGATCAGTGTTTAGATAGACTGAGGGTAGAGTAGGGCATCAGATATACATGGACTGTACTCTTTACTAGGGAGGGGGTAGGGTTGTACTGGCCCTGGGATGGGCTGGGGTGATTGTACTCTGACttagggtggggggatggggatgtggcCAGTCTAACATCAAACACTTAGGTTAGGCTGAGCCACACTGAGTCCTCATTACACTCACATTGGGTCCCGTCTGACTTCACTTGttctggtgcaggtggtgaggtgtgtgtgtgtgtgtgtgtgtgtgtgtgtgtgtgtgtgtgtgtgtgtgtgtgagtctgtctctcatgatgatgtcattccCGCAGGGAACATGAgacccatcctctcccctccccccccccccacatccacccTGGCACACGTCACACCGTCACATTTCCTCGCCTCTAAAGGCTTGGTCCCACGTACAACTTGGATCATTAAAAAGATATCCCATTATCTGCtggacacccctccctcctccgccagcGACAGCATATTTACACAACGGAgacggaggaatatatatatatatatatatagattcctataccaatctctctctctctctctctctctctctctctctctctctctctctctctctctctctctctgcccggcCAGGACCTGCTGGTCTGGTCCTGTCaacacctcccccctcaccccctgctGCCCGGCCAGGACCTGCTGGTCTGGTCctgtcaacccctccccccttcaccccctgctGCCCGGCCAGGACCTGCTGGTCTGGTCCTGTCACttggagaaaataaaaacagtCAAAATTGTCAGAGGTACGAGGGGTTGAGGAAAGGGATGGGGATGGTGTGGCCTCCTTCCACACCCCCCTCCTCGGCTCTGGTTACCATAGCAACGTTTTCTTCCCAGCGTAACGCAATGTCagactctcctgtctccatctttcctccctcccatatTTATTGtaatcctcacccactctcccttTACTCTCCCTCGCGCCTACCCACGAGCTGCGTAAAGAGGGTGTGGGTATTGGGGAATGTCCTAACACTTACCGTATCTCAAGCCTCGCACAGGTTTATAAACTAACAACCTACTTTTTTCACCTTAGCGTACTTTGGCGTTGGCAAAgacgttcttatatatatatatatatatatatatatatatatatatatatatatatatatatatatatatacaagtagaaGGACCATTCCTAAAATGCACTTAAGTGAAATGAAGAAAAGTAGACTGTGTTAAGTACTCGATTATTAAAAATGATAAAATTACATCTTAAAATTACTACTGTATCGGCCGTGTTGAAAATTTACGTAGTAGCGTATATAAcgtataaacaaataaaatacgtAATACAAACTAATGAAAACTGGAGCTAGGCTATCAGGTAATATAAAACACAAAATTTTTCACTAATTACAATACTGTGCAAAATTACTTAGTGTGCAGACACTTCccatttttattcattcattttcttctggTTATCAAAAAAGTCGGGACACCTGATCCAAAGGAGACTCGAGTGTTTGGCTGGTTCGCTGgtacgtaggttaggttaggtaaggttatatCAGTTCCCTGGTGCCATTCTCTGATCCTCCTACCCCAGGCCACACCCTCCTGGTGCCCTCCCACTCTCTATTTgaactcacttcaccacttccacacacacgTCTGTTCTTGTCAGTGTTTACCGCTTTGTTTCCTAGGAAACTCCActtaccacaccccccccccccactcttacCTTGCACCCcaactcttcctctcctctctcccctaccctggaTTGGTTGCTCTTGACGGGAAAATAACACCTTTGCACCTGGGAACCTTCCGCCACACTCTCATCTGTCGTGTACAGACGCAGCAGCCGTGCTCGCATAACACTCCAGGCCCGACGCCACCAAAGATGGTCGGATGGCAGACGTCGCCCTGTTCAAAAGTTCCCGTGCTTCCAGATGGCTAACCCCGAGCTGTGTGGAGTGTCCGATGGTTGTTATATAAGCACGATTCCTCTCTACTCGGGTCCTTACAGCATTCCAATAACATAACATCCCTCAACACATCCCATTTATATTGTTATTTTGCTCACCTGGTGATGAAACTACATGGGGTCGTTACATAAGATCTGTAACTATATTGTTTCCTGCTTAGGCACCTCATCCCAGTCACCTACCTACCCATGTATCTGCTttccagttatatttctctcttgtaactAGCAGGTTATCGTTCATTTAGATATATTCGCCTATAATTCAGGCCTACATCTCTGTCACCTTCTTTAATGTTGGTTCTTGTGTTCCCTCTTGATCCATTGTCTCTTCCATTCCGCATATTCAGGAAGATTTAATATATCGCCACCTATGGTATGACAGGGATTTCGCCTCTCATTGCAAATGCTGAGATGCGCTCTGGACCATGGACTGTGTGGTTGTATCTGAGATGCTATGTGGACCATGGGCTGTGTGTGGTTGTATCTGAGATGCTATGTGGACCATGGGCTGTGTGTGGGTGCATTTGAGATGCTGTGTGGACCATGGGCTGTGTGTGGTTGTATCTGAGATGCTATGTGGACCATGGGCTGTGTGTAGGTGCATCTGAGATGCTATGTGGACCATGGGCTGTGCGTGGGTGCATCTGAGATGCTATGTAGACCATGAGCTGTGTGTGGGTGCATCTGAGATGCTCTCTGGACGATAGGCTGTGGCTACGTCAAGATCCTGCATGTGCATCCACACTTCCTCACTCCATTTCATCTTCAGGCCGCAGACGTCTGTCCGTGTCTGCATTTACATCTGCGTGTCTTATCTCTTTTCACATGAAAACCAGTGGTCCACTTTATAACGTCACACTCAGGTTCAAGGCCAAGGCGTGGTACACGGGTTGTACCCACAGAGTGTAGTGTTTACTGTCAGGGTTCCAGAGACACTTTGCGAATGAAGTTTGTAAACTAGTTATTGGGCCTCAGGTCTTTGTACTCAGTAATAAGGAAGTTGAAAACTTTTAAGACGTATTACGGCTAGGCGAGGTACATTGCGCTATTGATTCACTACAAATGGAAATACAATAACAGCGGTCATCAAGGCACACATGAATAGGGATGTTTGAACATACGCCACAAATGTTATAGTCCAAGTATTCTACACAATTATCTCTTGCTATGCTTTTTGCTAGTTCGTCCATAACACTGAAATAACCTCAAAGCAAATCTTGCTAATGGCTTCTAACGAAAAGTCCACAAACGTCCCTCCTAATTAATAATTCCCGGGATCGTTTTCATTCACTTAGTCCACAAACTGATCATACTGTAGCTCAGGAGCAAGATAGAAAGACATCAGAGCTCCCGTTATTAGTGTATAGTTTGAGAGATTATAATCGTTGCTTGACATCCATACGTAAGTGGGGGAGTTAGGCTATGGTGGCCCAGCCTCTCAACAACATAAGTACGTGGGCTTATCATTCCTCTCGCCTCACAAACCTCTCCCCCTTTGCAAACCCAACCCCGGTGGCTTGCCTCTGTGTTCACCTCTTGCATTGTTGACCATTTTTTGTAGGATGGCTGTACAGACCCCTGCCATGTTGAAACAGAGACTGTGAAATGGTCTTTGTGTTTATGGGTGCAAGCACATCACACGCTTATCAGAGTATTTCTAGCGagagtgttctgtgttgtgttttaaaaaaaaaaacttcgtatatgatattcatgttactcgtgaaataaaaaaaaaaagtattaatgtGTTCCTTGCAAGGaaaaaaataggtaaataaataaaagaatgtgGTAAGTAAAAAGGTTATGGAAGGGTTGGCTGTCTGCAGCCTGCCTGAGGTCCATGGGGCGGGCTCACCCAGCCTAATAATTCCATCAATAACTTTCTCGGTGACCCGAGGTTGTGACGTCACGCCTACGTCACAGGAAGCTCAGCTGCAGCTGACCTTGCCTATACCTCCTACGCACCACGCGTTAGTGGCTGACCCTACATTCTCTCATTACCGACATTTAAAACTGCATCAATTAACACAGAGTTTGAGACGGTTTCTTAAGTTTAAGGCATCTTGATTAATGAAATACGAGTAATGCTGAATAAGATTAATATCGAGTATTACAAAGTTTCTTATGATCGTTTTGGCTTTGGGATTAATATATTTTCACTACGGTTTTAAGTATGGTTATCAACCATGATTTTGTTTGCTTCACAAGGAGGGCTAGGCTTCTTGTGTAAATGGGTAAATTGCCGTAAtgcacatagtaatcacacacacacacacacgcgcgcgcggacCTTTCTCTCAGCCTCTTACTCCTATTTGTGCACGAAACACCctagcccaagccaggtacccatttgtagatcagccctgagggaaggaggaacagtTGGGATTAGCTGTAGGCACACTGCTGCACCCACGATTCGAACCCTTGCGAACTCGATCCCAAATGGGtccgtgctgattcatggtcagtagtGCGAACCACCTGTAGGGTCTTTGGAGTGAATCATTACACTGTAAAGGCccatgtgtgtgcgtatgtgattGTCTGTTTGTAATAGTATAACAAACGGTGTTATGTCAAACATCTGGAACACAATTCCAGTGGCTTGGAAATCTCATGTACCTCAACAATTAATGGAGTCATGATTTAATTCCCTTTCTTTTTTCGCCATCCACTAGATGGGCCTAATTTGGCTCGTGTCCAGCTTGTTGTCTTGAGCAATATTTCGCCattagtttatgtatataccatCAGGCAGCGTAGTGGTTCCAAAGCTTTCTCAACCCAGCGTTACCTTTCAAGAAAAAGATATCTCAGTTGTATCCTCCCGCCATAAAAATTCAAATAACTTTTACACCAAGAATTTCTTTGTCGAAAACCTTTGTATAAGTCCCATGCAATGAGCAATTTAGATTTTACctgttcaaccccccccccccctctaaaaagaaaaaaaaagtgcgtcAAGAATGGGGTAAAAAGCAAGTGAAATTCACATGATTTTGAGGAAAAATGGTT includes these proteins:
- the LOC139753166 gene encoding uncharacterized protein — encoded protein: FENLNFREVSRLRAVCKTWADVGAKILEKRRRLHYLTIHPHNIPTTEGKVALGETSPSSLFEGFFERIVSKPRYCLAFCNEDWLSRTDVFNGKDENGKLTLIQYINGSLPSSCEFGLVSATGVIGTVENNYQGHWLESANSMNQEVLSFLCGRDKEGRRPTGCCWRPNTVEESGGQNQKEASQNTLSSQSKGVSTRSQNSTCCSSSEATDTSGNTNEKRSTVGYSIEVERDSTSLRQADAVSLLLIPHHPGVQLKFFHICDEKFLRDYRNEEDMNCDNLNITSDELNQLTSMSPDDHLKALLLFDAGLDEGFTEAFIQSALVRQNHRLALGGGVADRVYAGRSTSSTQRSFGIAVCGPNVMAASVVIPKYVSNPKGLDEYMKELKSCGLPEDQSVAFMFSCCGRGYSWYRRRGNPWFDYHNVETKAFRQAFPNTPIFGFFGGGEIGLKHLPKFQKQEEEDQGVPQKKRKKRMLHQFSTIIVFLSFL